The proteins below come from a single Salinilacihabitans rarus genomic window:
- the ppc gene encoding phosphoenolpyruvate carboxylase gives MRLHNRGVRQDVRELGALLGDVLEEQTSRRAFETVESCRTAAIDYRSGDIDSREPLARELEGLSPHQQRIVARAFTTYFELINLAEERERVRSIRADSQEGTLEDSLEQAAAELAEEDTETVERILEDVLIEPTFTAHPTEARRKTVKAKLRAVATHLETLDERLLTDKESEQVWRDVDAEVTSLWQTPQVRKRQPEPEDEARNVQWYLENTLFDVVGEVYDELADALEDEVGANLDVPKLFEFRSWAGSDRDGNPFVTPEVTANTLARQREVVIEKYRDELKRLSGVLSQDGSRIDAGGEFAASLEADRERLPGSARTAEERYPGEPYRQKLKLMRERLERVGDVRPGGYDGVEELLADLDLIAASLRENGAETVVEAHVDPLRRQVATFGFSLASLDLRDHRQKHTDAIAETLERQGVDYKSLSEDERVELLTDAILQDGPVIDLEDREDLSEGTARVLRLFASLADWQAEYGVHAVDTYCISMTEEPSHVLEVLFLADQSGIVSLPEHAGIDVVPLLETEYALSGARRIMGTLFENEAYAQALEARGRTQEIMLGYSDSNKENGFLAANWSLYKNQRRLAEICEDHDVKMRLFHGRGGSISRGGGPMNEALLALPNSTVTGQVKFTEQGEAISEKYGNPRIAERNIEQMLNAQLRARKRALEQPRENVPDEWLDAMETMADAARREYRDLLESEGFVQYFEQATPITVIENLDLGSRPASRSGERTVEDLRAIPWVFSWTQARCILPGWYAIAEGIDAYLEDDGSVETLQEMYDEWAFFRTTLDNAALSLSRTELEIAAEYADLADEDLREAFFPRVSEEYERAVDLVTTIGQRETLHTRDWLGENLERRNPYVDPLNLLQTHLLGRTHRTDVEERTLRLTVKGIAAGMKNTG, from the coding sequence ATGCGACTGCACAACAGGGGAGTCAGACAGGACGTCCGCGAACTCGGGGCGCTGCTCGGGGACGTACTGGAAGAGCAGACGTCCCGACGGGCGTTCGAGACCGTCGAGTCGTGTCGCACCGCCGCCATCGACTACCGCTCCGGCGACATCGACTCGCGCGAACCGCTCGCCCGCGAACTCGAGGGGCTCTCGCCTCACCAGCAGCGGATCGTCGCGCGCGCGTTCACGACCTACTTCGAGTTGATCAACCTCGCCGAGGAGCGCGAGCGCGTCCGGTCGATCCGCGCGGACTCACAGGAGGGGACCCTGGAGGACAGCCTCGAACAGGCCGCCGCGGAACTCGCCGAGGAGGACACCGAGACCGTCGAGCGCATCCTGGAGGACGTCCTCATCGAGCCGACGTTCACCGCCCACCCGACCGAGGCCCGCCGGAAGACGGTCAAGGCCAAACTCCGGGCGGTCGCGACCCACCTCGAGACGCTCGACGAGCGCCTGCTGACCGACAAGGAGAGCGAGCAGGTCTGGCGCGACGTCGACGCCGAGGTGACGAGCCTCTGGCAGACCCCGCAGGTACGGAAACGCCAGCCAGAACCCGAGGACGAGGCCCGCAACGTCCAGTGGTACCTCGAGAACACGCTGTTCGACGTCGTCGGCGAGGTCTACGACGAACTGGCCGACGCCCTCGAAGACGAGGTCGGCGCGAATCTGGACGTCCCCAAACTCTTCGAGTTCCGCTCGTGGGCCGGCAGCGACCGCGACGGCAACCCGTTCGTCACGCCCGAGGTGACCGCGAACACCCTGGCGCGCCAGCGCGAGGTCGTCATCGAGAAGTACCGGGACGAACTCAAGCGCCTCTCGGGCGTCCTGAGTCAGGACGGTAGCCGGATCGACGCCGGCGGCGAGTTCGCGGCCTCGCTGGAGGCGGACCGCGAGCGCCTGCCCGGCAGCGCCCGCACGGCCGAGGAGCGTTACCCCGGCGAACCCTACCGCCAGAAGCTCAAGCTCATGCGCGAGCGCCTCGAACGGGTCGGCGACGTCCGTCCCGGCGGCTACGACGGCGTCGAGGAACTGCTCGCCGACCTCGACCTCATCGCCGCGAGCCTCCGGGAGAACGGCGCGGAGACGGTCGTCGAGGCCCACGTCGACCCCCTCCGCCGGCAGGTGGCGACGTTCGGCTTCTCGCTGGCGAGCCTCGACCTGCGCGACCACCGCCAGAAACACACCGACGCCATCGCCGAGACGCTGGAGCGCCAGGGGGTCGACTACAAGTCCCTGTCGGAGGACGAGCGCGTCGAGTTGCTGACCGACGCGATCCTCCAGGACGGACCGGTGATCGACCTCGAAGACCGCGAGGACCTCTCGGAGGGGACCGCGCGCGTGTTGCGGCTGTTCGCCAGCCTCGCGGACTGGCAGGCCGAGTACGGCGTCCACGCGGTGGACACCTACTGCATCTCGATGACCGAGGAGCCAAGCCACGTCCTCGAGGTGCTCTTCCTGGCCGACCAGTCGGGCATCGTCTCGCTGCCCGAGCACGCGGGTATCGACGTCGTCCCGCTGCTCGAAACCGAGTACGCCCTCTCGGGCGCCCGGCGGATCATGGGGACGCTGTTCGAGAACGAGGCCTACGCGCAGGCGCTCGAAGCCCGCGGGCGGACCCAGGAGATCATGCTGGGTTACTCCGACTCGAACAAGGAGAACGGGTTCCTCGCCGCCAACTGGTCGCTGTACAAGAACCAGCGACGCCTCGCGGAGATCTGTGAGGACCACGACGTGAAGATGCGGCTGTTCCACGGTCGCGGCGGTTCGATCTCCCGTGGCGGCGGTCCGATGAACGAGGCGCTGCTCGCGCTGCCGAACTCGACGGTGACGGGGCAGGTGAAGTTCACCGAGCAGGGCGAGGCCATCTCGGAGAAGTACGGCAACCCCCGGATCGCCGAGCGCAACATCGAGCAGATGCTCAACGCCCAGCTCCGGGCGCGAAAGCGCGCGCTCGAACAGCCCCGCGAGAACGTCCCCGACGAGTGGCTCGACGCGATGGAGACGATGGCCGACGCCGCCCGCCGGGAGTACCGCGACCTCCTCGAGTCGGAGGGGTTCGTCCAGTACTTCGAGCAGGCGACGCCGATCACGGTCATCGAGAACCTGGACCTCGGCTCGCGGCCCGCCTCCCGCAGCGGCGAGCGCACCGTCGAGGACCTGCGGGCGATCCCGTGGGTGTTCTCGTGGACGCAGGCGCGGTGCATCCTGCCCGGCTGGTACGCAATCGCCGAGGGGATCGACGCCTACCTCGAAGACGACGGCTCGGTGGAGACCCTCCAGGAGATGTACGACGAGTGGGCGTTCTTCCGGACGACGCTCGACAACGCCGCGCTCTCGCTGTCGCGGACCGAACTCGAAATCGCCGCGGAGTACGCCGACCTCGCCGACGAGGACCTGCGCGAGGCGTTCTTCCCGCGGGTGAGCGAGGAGTACGAGCGCGCGGTCGACCTCGTGACGACGATCGGCCAGCGCGAGACGCTGCACACCCGCGACTGGCTCGGGGAGAACCTCGAACGGCGCAACCCTTACGTCGACCCGCTGAACCTGCTGCAGACGCATCTGCTCGGGCGGACCCACCGCACCGACGTCGAGGAGCGGACCCTGCGGCTGACGGTGAAGGGCATCGCCGCCGGGATGAAAAACACCGGGTAG
- a CDS encoding transcription factor S, whose protein sequence is MQFCDDCGSMMKADGDRMVCTNCGAAIDRDREAEAEFVTTESQTFDDVIESDEGANFEGKPITSDVRCEECGNGEAWYTIKQTASADEPPTRFFKCTECGYRWREYS, encoded by the coding sequence ATGCAGTTCTGTGACGACTGCGGCTCGATGATGAAAGCCGACGGCGACCGCATGGTCTGTACGAACTGCGGGGCCGCCATCGACCGCGACCGCGAGGCGGAAGCCGAGTTCGTCACCACGGAATCGCAGACGTTCGACGACGTGATCGAGTCCGACGAGGGGGCGAACTTCGAGGGCAAGCCCATCACCTCCGACGTCCGCTGTGAGGAGTGTGGGAACGGCGAGGCGTGGTACACGATCAAGCAGACCGCCTCCGCCGACGAGCCGCCGACGCGCTTTTTCAAGTGTACCGAGTGCGGTTACCGCTGGCGGGAGTACAGCTGA
- a CDS encoding beta-ribofuranosylaminobenzene 5'-phosphate synthase family protein, with amino-acid sequence MATVTVSAGARLHVGFQNLSLARERLYGGIGVGLEEPRVTVRADPADGVEADDPLAREYAARAVDRLDVPGVAVSLDRRLPRHVGLGSGTQLALAVLAATARAHGRDPRARERAPALGRGGRSGVGVATFEAGGFVVDAGHPTGRFTTEPPREGDWTVPPVVARHDLPSSWRFLVVVPEADPGRSGEDEDASMRAVVEDADPAVADEIAGALTRKLLPAAAEGRLEAFGAAAAEIGRKNGAWYADAQGGLFRPPAGELVEALSACPVVSGVGQSSWGPVVYGLTDADHAAEARAAAADALDDLGCAGEVLLSAPASAGADVRERG; translated from the coding sequence ATGGCGACGGTCACGGTCAGCGCGGGCGCGCGGCTGCACGTCGGCTTCCAGAACCTCTCGCTCGCGCGCGAACGGCTCTACGGCGGGATCGGCGTCGGCCTCGAGGAGCCCCGGGTGACCGTCCGCGCCGACCCCGCCGACGGCGTCGAGGCCGACGACCCGCTCGCCCGCGAGTACGCGGCCCGCGCCGTCGACCGCCTCGACGTGCCGGGCGTCGCGGTCTCGCTCGACCGGCGGCTCCCGCGCCACGTCGGTCTCGGCTCGGGGACGCAACTCGCGCTGGCGGTGCTGGCGGCGACCGCACGCGCCCACGGCCGCGACCCGCGGGCCCGCGAGCGCGCGCCGGCGCTGGGTCGCGGCGGGCGCAGCGGCGTCGGCGTCGCCACCTTCGAGGCCGGCGGGTTCGTCGTCGACGCGGGCCACCCGACCGGCCGGTTCACCACGGAACCCCCGCGAGAGGGCGACTGGACGGTGCCGCCGGTCGTCGCCCGCCACGACCTGCCCTCGTCGTGGCGCTTCCTCGTCGTCGTCCCCGAGGCCGACCCCGGCCGCAGCGGCGAGGACGAGGACGCGAGCATGCGCGCGGTCGTCGAGGACGCCGACCCCGCCGTCGCCGACGAGATAGCGGGCGCGCTCACCCGGAAACTGTTGCCCGCCGCCGCGGAGGGACGGCTGGAGGCGTTCGGCGCCGCGGCCGCCGAGATCGGCCGCAAGAACGGCGCGTGGTACGCCGACGCGCAGGGCGGGCTGTTCCGCCCGCCGGCGGGCGAACTCGTCGAGGCGCTCTCGGCGTGTCCGGTCGTCTCGGGCGTCGGCCAGTCCTCGTGGGGCCCCGTCGTCTACGGCCTCACCGACGCCGACCACGCCGCGGAGGCGCGGGCGGCCGCCGCCGACGCGCTCGACGACCTCGGCTGTGCCGGCGAGGTACTCCTCTCGGCGCCGGCGTCCGCCGGCGCGGACGTACGCGAGCGCGGGTGA